The Methanolacinia petrolearia DSM 11571 genome has a segment encoding these proteins:
- a CDS encoding 4Fe-4S binding protein, translated as MSELYYGVHTLGGVITERNGDLCTIRLRMPAGILSVEKMRGIAEIAERFGQNEVHLTTRQTVEIPHIHHTRLEEIKEALAENGTPLGSEKDEVVNIVACPGTERCKFANSDSIGLAKRLDEKLFGKEMPVKIRISISACSYACTSPVLNEIGITTRVSPHRTPGLCTGCGQCSEYCKEEAISVIGGEARVDKEKCLECGVCVTSCPFQLVDIQKKYYIITVGGRRGRHPQMGRVLAEVDNEDDVVNIIDRLVYWVYRRAWSGRLLSDQLEDIKFDSFKNDVLPELLKKE; from the coding sequence ATGAGTGAACTGTATTACGGGGTTCATACATTAGGCGGTGTAATCACCGAAAGAAATGGTGATCTCTGTACAATACGGCTGCGGATGCCTGCTGGGATATTGTCTGTTGAAAAAATGCGTGGCATCGCAGAGATTGCAGAAAGATTCGGTCAGAATGAAGTACACCTTACGACACGGCAGACCGTGGAGATCCCTCATATCCACCACACAAGACTGGAGGAGATAAAGGAGGCGCTTGCGGAGAACGGGACGCCTCTCGGATCGGAAAAGGACGAGGTTGTAAATATCGTGGCATGTCCCGGGACCGAGAGGTGCAAGTTTGCAAATTCCGATTCAATAGGCCTTGCAAAAAGGCTCGATGAGAAGCTCTTCGGAAAAGAGATGCCGGTGAAGATCAGGATCTCGATCTCCGCCTGCTCTTATGCATGCACCAGTCCGGTCTTAAACGAGATCGGAATAACTACGAGGGTCTCGCCGCACCGGACACCAGGCCTTTGTACAGGGTGCGGCCAGTGCAGCGAATACTGCAAGGAGGAAGCTATCAGTGTAATCGGCGGAGAAGCCAGAGTCGACAAGGAAAAATGTCTCGAATGCGGCGTATGCGTCACCTCCTGCCCGTTCCAGCTTGTGGATATCCAGAAGAAATATTATATCATCACGGTCGGCGGACGAAGAGGGAGACACCCTCAGATGGGGCGCGTCCTTGCAGAGGTCGATAACGAGGACGATGTCGTAAACATCATTGACAGGCTGGTCTACTGGGTATACAGGCGTGCATGGTCCGGCAGACTTCTCTCGGATCAGCTTGAAGACATTAAGTTCGATTCATTCAAAAACGATGTGCTTCCCGAACTTCTGAAAAAGGAGTAA
- a CDS encoding HEAT repeat domain-containing protein gives MALFDRKDREEDESAKETEIERSIRALGSKDWEKRQEAAIRLSGAGKPAIVHLLKALNDDNALIRTGAAEILGTYGEPAIPTLMKLLVTGKERVRDGAARAIGQNGEKAINPLKEALESDNYKSRRGAALALGYLDYLGNEITQLLVQALLDKNQEVSRQAALSLSNMKWVPANNRQAALFFYGLEDYEKLSKTGKDGVIVLSADLKNPDPKTRKKVAQTLKKINSDDAAKPLTVLANDSDAGVRHAAIEAIGEIKDPRLLPYLVKALDDEDPSVRVEASWSLEKSGWKPSNNNEKARFLMVKERWADLVQMRENAVPTLVTGLCNQNPAIRIKCTEVLRAMGSIGYAAINDAMKSSDPVLKKAAIEAASRIKEKDSLSAEKKKTSQKEEKESKDESLEEQLKRQKASMAPKDTKTEEGWMRRLQACGIEGERKIKLAKALSDKNEVVRSAAIENLKQSGIITTDCLLYLLLDKKDNVRVAAIESLGDLKSTKAAPYIAKTLTDKNLNVRMASAHSLGLIQEPKSIPSLIRCFSDPNRELRKEAASAVSKMGNSSLPYIKKSLESSDLDARITALESLGKIADPLAISLAVRMLNDSEYDVRSSAVITLRSMSDQMFNALMDEARRLRVQGNVIEKNGIIVVLAGIEDLRAREVLAEFTADSNEKVRNKALELLGGEAVTATVKTPAGTAPGKAGDDIDKLISELKSGDVMVQMGAVEKISVLGDKAIKPLINSIDDKNPEFQNLIAEILTGMGDPAVKSMIRELKTGRPPVKIILAQNLAKIPEKRTIKALCEVLYEEKDPMVRMVAAESLGFIGDQQGLEALIYTVNNDEDSRVKNAAIISLGYFKDPKAINTLITVLDSKDHFMCKKASDSLKNSGNEAIPYLLDAMSSGTHNRSHIAHALEALSWVPETERDIIFYLAARDNWDEIERIGEQAIEVLAELQNDKDPEFRASALEMIERIGGDASVQPLILALGDNSAPIRIRAENALLERGKTVVPYLEQAVADTEAPNIRTFAMKILKKLES, from the coding sequence ATGGCACTTTTTGATCGTAAGGACAGGGAAGAAGATGAATCTGCAAAGGAAACGGAGATCGAAAGATCTATCCGGGCCCTTGGATCAAAAGACTGGGAAAAAAGACAGGAGGCGGCAATCCGGCTGAGTGGGGCAGGAAAACCCGCCATCGTCCACCTTCTGAAGGCATTAAATGATGACAATGCCCTAATCCGGACCGGTGCAGCCGAGATTCTCGGTACATACGGGGAGCCCGCAATCCCTACCCTCATGAAACTGCTTGTAACAGGCAAGGAAAGAGTCCGCGACGGAGCTGCACGCGCCATAGGGCAAAACGGGGAAAAAGCGATCAACCCGCTCAAAGAAGCTTTAGAGAGTGATAATTACAAATCAAGGCGCGGTGCCGCCCTTGCACTGGGATACCTGGATTACCTTGGCAATGAGATCACACAACTCCTTGTCCAGGCTCTTTTAGACAAGAACCAGGAAGTAAGCAGGCAGGCTGCACTCTCGCTCTCCAATATGAAATGGGTGCCTGCAAACAACAGGCAGGCCGCATTGTTCTTTTATGGCCTTGAGGACTATGAAAAGCTCTCAAAAACCGGAAAAGACGGGGTTATCGTGCTTTCGGCGGACCTGAAGAATCCCGATCCTAAAACCAGGAAGAAAGTCGCCCAGACTCTTAAAAAGATCAACTCCGATGATGCGGCAAAGCCTCTCACGGTTCTTGCAAATGACAGTGATGCAGGAGTCAGGCATGCGGCGATAGAAGCTATAGGAGAGATCAAAGACCCGAGACTTCTGCCATATCTTGTGAAGGCCCTGGATGATGAAGACCCTTCAGTGAGAGTCGAGGCTTCATGGTCCCTTGAAAAGAGCGGGTGGAAGCCGTCCAACAATAATGAAAAAGCCAGGTTCCTGATGGTAAAAGAGAGATGGGCCGATCTTGTCCAGATGCGTGAAAACGCAGTCCCGACCCTGGTAACCGGACTATGCAACCAGAATCCGGCGATCAGGATAAAGTGCACAGAGGTTCTCAGGGCAATGGGGAGCATAGGATATGCTGCAATAAACGATGCGATGAAGAGCAGCGATCCCGTGCTGAAAAAAGCTGCAATTGAAGCTGCCTCAAGGATTAAGGAAAAAGACTCTTTAAGCGCTGAAAAGAAAAAAACTTCGCAGAAAGAAGAAAAAGAAAGCAAAGACGAGTCCCTCGAAGAGCAGCTTAAAAGGCAGAAAGCTTCCATGGCCCCGAAGGATACCAAAACCGAGGAAGGCTGGATGAGGAGACTTCAGGCTTGCGGCATTGAAGGAGAGAGAAAAATCAAACTTGCAAAAGCCCTCTCCGATAAAAACGAAGTCGTCAGGTCGGCAGCGATTGAAAACCTGAAACAGAGCGGTATCATAACAACTGACTGTCTTCTCTATCTTCTGCTCGATAAAAAAGACAATGTCAGGGTCGCTGCCATCGAGTCTCTCGGGGACCTGAAAAGCACCAAAGCCGCCCCCTACATTGCAAAAACCCTCACCGACAAAAACCTCAATGTCCGCATGGCCTCCGCTCATTCACTGGGGCTGATACAGGAGCCCAAATCGATACCATCTCTTATCAGGTGCTTCTCAGATCCCAACAGGGAACTTCGAAAGGAAGCTGCATCGGCAGTATCGAAGATGGGAAACAGCTCCCTGCCCTACATCAAAAAGTCTCTCGAAAGCAGCGATCTGGACGCAAGAATCACCGCACTCGAATCCCTTGGAAAGATTGCCGATCCTCTTGCGATATCACTCGCCGTAAGGATGCTCAACGACAGCGAGTACGATGTCAGGAGCTCTGCCGTTATTACATTACGCAGCATGAGCGATCAGATGTTTAACGCCCTGATGGATGAAGCCCGGCGATTGCGGGTACAGGGAAATGTAATCGAAAAGAACGGAATTATCGTTGTTCTTGCCGGTATAGAGGATCTGAGAGCCAGGGAAGTCCTTGCAGAATTTACGGCAGACAGCAATGAAAAAGTCAGAAACAAGGCACTGGAACTCCTTGGCGGAGAGGCAGTAACTGCTACGGTAAAGACTCCTGCCGGAACTGCACCCGGAAAAGCCGGTGACGATATCGATAAACTCATCAGTGAACTCAAATCAGGCGATGTAATGGTCCAGATGGGAGCAGTCGAAAAGATATCCGTGCTTGGGGATAAAGCGATAAAGCCGCTTATCAATTCGATAGATGATAAAAACCCGGAATTCCAGAATCTTATCGCCGAAATACTGACAGGCATGGGAGATCCTGCGGTAAAAAGCATGATAAGGGAACTGAAAACAGGCAGACCCCCGGTCAAGATCATACTGGCACAAAATCTTGCAAAAATTCCGGAAAAACGGACCATCAAGGCACTTTGCGAGGTATTATACGAGGAGAAAGATCCTATGGTAAGGATGGTGGCAGCAGAATCCCTGGGCTTTATCGGAGATCAGCAGGGACTGGAAGCTCTCATATATACTGTAAATAACGATGAAGACTCAAGGGTTAAAAATGCTGCAATAATTTCACTTGGCTACTTCAAGGATCCAAAAGCTATTAACACCCTGATCACCGTTCTGGATTCAAAGGATCATTTCATGTGCAAAAAAGCGTCGGATTCGCTTAAAAATTCGGGGAACGAAGCAATACCATATCTGCTTGATGCCATGAGTTCCGGAACGCACAACAGGTCGCATATCGCCCATGCTCTTGAAGCACTCTCATGGGTGCCGGAGACCGAGAGGGACATCATCTTTTACCTTGCAGCAAGAGACAACTGGGACGAGATCGAAAGGATCGGCGAACAGGCCATTGAAGTCCTTGCAGAACTACAAAATGACAAAGATCCCGAATTCAGGGCAAGTGCGCTTGAGATGATAGAAAGGATCGGCGGGGATGCATCTGTACAGCCGCTTATTCTTGCCCTTGGAGACAACAGTGCACCAATACGAATAAGAGCCGAAAATGCCCTTCTTGAAAGAGGAAAAACTGTGGTTCCGTACCTGGAACAAGCTGTTGCAGACACGGAAGCCCCAAATATCAGGACATTTGCAATGAAAATCCTGAAAAAATTAGAAAGTTAG
- a CDS encoding polymer-forming cytoskeletal protein gives MDTQKAEWLWQCTIPDNTELQEHTLKTSRCIIVGERCTIDYGLKGEDILVGEFCRINGNIKSDGDFRLDNWSEITGDIYVNGDAFLGEGVKVSGKLVVEGDLDLGDNVQIAQGFEAHGWISIRNPMPVITYILLYLITLLGLEKEEDISNFFKNLVEEDEDEKSVPLVISPNSVLDMERFSSPGKMTIGKDCRLHGNIRAKSITVHEKCTIFGSLSAEQDVVIMESNIVHGAVNSSSGNVEIMNDSHVLGDVKCKSLVIDERSHIDGMIVAPGGVKIQR, from the coding sequence ATGGATACGCAAAAGGCAGAATGGCTTTGGCAGTGTACTATACCCGACAATACGGAACTCCAGGAGCATACACTTAAAACAAGCCGCTGCATCATAGTCGGAGAGCGATGCACCATAGATTACGGGCTGAAGGGCGAGGACATCCTTGTCGGTGAGTTCTGTCGAATCAATGGCAATATCAAATCGGATGGCGATTTCCGTCTTGACAACTGGTCTGAAATAACCGGCGACATATATGTTAACGGAGATGCCTTTCTTGGCGAAGGAGTGAAAGTCAGCGGAAAACTGGTTGTTGAGGGAGATCTGGATCTCGGTGATAATGTCCAGATAGCGCAGGGATTTGAAGCACACGGATGGATATCGATTCGTAACCCCATGCCTGTCATCACCTATATTCTTCTTTACCTGATAACGCTTCTCGGTCTTGAAAAAGAGGAGGATATCTCTAATTTTTTCAAAAACCTTGTTGAAGAGGATGAAGATGAAAAATCCGTTCCTCTTGTAATTTCCCCGAATTCCGTTCTTGATATGGAGAGGTTTTCGTCACCAGGAAAGATGACGATTGGAAAGGACTGCCGTCTTCACGGAAATATCAGGGCTAAATCGATAACCGTTCATGAAAAATGCACGATCTTCGGCAGTCTCAGCGCAGAGCAGGATGTCGTTATAATGGAGTCTAATATCGTACACGGGGCCGTGAATTCTTCATCCGGCAATGTGGAGATAATGAATGATTCTCATGTCCTCGGCGATGTTAAATGTAAAAGTCTTGTTATCGATGAGAGATCGCATATCGACGGCATGATTGTCGCACCAGGCGGTGTAAAAATTCAGAGGTGA
- the rpsJ gene encoding 30S ribosomal protein S10 — protein MQKARIRLSGTDFEKVEMVCDRIKEIAERTGVNLAGPVPLPTKKLVVPIRKSPDGEGTATWDRWQMRVHKRLIDLDADERALRQLMRIQVPKDIGIEIVLEN, from the coding sequence ATGCAAAAAGCAAGAATTCGTCTTTCCGGAACCGACTTCGAAAAAGTCGAAATGGTTTGCGACCGTATTAAAGAGATAGCTGAAAGAACAGGCGTAAACTTAGCAGGTCCGGTACCTCTTCCCACAAAGAAGCTGGTTGTACCCATTCGCAAGAGCCCAGACGGTGAGGGAACGGCTACATGGGATCGCTGGCAGATGCGTGTTCACAAGAGACTAATTGATCTCGATGCAGACGAGCGTGCACTCAGGCAGCTGATGCGCATTCAGGTCCCCAAGGACATCGGCATTGAGATAGTTCTCGAGAACTAA
- the tuf gene encoding translation elongation factor EF-1 subunit alpha: protein MASEKPHMNLAVVGHIDHGKSTTVGRLLFETGAVPAHIIENYRKEAESKGKGSFEFAWVMDNLKEERERGITIDIAHKRFDTDKYYFTIVDCPGHRDFIKNMITGASQADAALLIVAAPDGAMEQTKEHVFLSKTLGINQLIVGINKMDAVKYDEKRYEEVKKQISDLIKMVGFNPANVPFIPMSSFVGDNIATKSANTPWYSGPDLLEALNMLQPPEIPVDLPFRLPIQDVYSISGIGTVPVGRIETGVMKKGMKVSFMPANKAGEVKSIEMHHEEIPEAMPGDNVGFNVRGIGKNDIRRGDVCGPEEKPPSVAEEFTAQIVVLQHPSAITVGYTPVFHCHTAQVACTFVELQKKLDPRTGQVKEENPTFLKAGDAAIVKLRPVQPLVIEKFKDIPQLGRFAIRDMGSTIAAGMCIDIDLKDMR from the coding sequence ATGGCATCAGAGAAGCCACACATGAATCTGGCCGTGGTCGGGCACATCGATCACGGAAAATCCACAACAGTGGGTCGTTTACTGTTTGAGACCGGTGCTGTGCCTGCGCACATCATTGAGAACTACCGTAAGGAAGCGGAATCAAAAGGAAAGGGGTCCTTTGAGTTTGCATGGGTTATGGACAACCTCAAGGAAGAGCGTGAGCGTGGTATTACAATTGATATCGCTCACAAGAGGTTCGACACCGACAAGTACTATTTTACAATCGTAGACTGCCCCGGTCACCGTGACTTCATCAAGAACATGATCACAGGTGCTTCTCAGGCAGATGCAGCTCTCCTTATTGTAGCAGCACCTGACGGTGCAATGGAGCAGACAAAGGAGCACGTTTTCCTTTCCAAGACACTTGGTATCAACCAGCTTATCGTTGGTATCAATAAGATGGATGCAGTAAAATACGACGAAAAGCGCTATGAGGAAGTCAAGAAGCAGATCAGCGATCTCATTAAGATGGTCGGATTCAACCCCGCAAACGTTCCGTTCATCCCCATGTCCTCGTTCGTAGGCGACAACATTGCAACAAAGTCTGCAAACACACCATGGTACAGCGGTCCCGATCTTCTTGAGGCGCTCAACATGCTTCAGCCCCCGGAAATCCCCGTAGACCTTCCGTTCCGTCTTCCGATCCAGGACGTATACTCGATCTCGGGTATCGGAACAGTCCCTGTAGGACGTATTGAGACCGGTGTCATGAAGAAGGGAATGAAGGTTTCATTCATGCCTGCAAACAAAGCCGGTGAGGTAAAGTCAATCGAGATGCACCACGAGGAAATCCCCGAGGCAATGCCCGGTGACAACGTCGGTTTCAACGTCCGTGGTATCGGAAAGAACGATATCCGCCGTGGAGATGTTTGCGGTCCCGAGGAAAAGCCCCCGTCCGTTGCAGAGGAATTCACAGCACAGATCGTTGTTCTCCAGCACCCGAGTGCAATTACAGTCGGATACACCCCTGTATTCCACTGCCACACTGCACAGGTCGCATGCACATTTGTCGAACTCCAGAAGAAGCTTGACCCGCGCACAGGTCAGGTCAAGGAAGAGAACCCCACATTCCTGAAGGCAGGAGATGCGGCAATCGTCAAGCTGCGCCCTGTCCAGCCTCTCGTCATCGAGAAGTTCAAGGACATCCCACAGCTCGGAAGGTTCGCAATCCGTGATATGGGTTCGACAATTGCAGCCGGTATGTGTATAGACATTGACCTCAAAGATATGAGATAA
- a CDS encoding flippase activity-associated protein Agl23: MTAAGLTSQFKGFFTFERTLVLIFLVSLLFRLAFLDLKLLHHDEAIHSWFSYRLLTLGEYSYDPVYHGPFLYYVTAGVFSFLGASEFTARLIPAILGSTLCLFVYPVYRLGYLNRIQATVAAVFFAISPDLVYFSRFLRNDIFVVFFTLVILVAALYYIEKGKLRYALIAGAGVGFGMSCKENMPIVVLIFAVFLLYLIYSGKWKLPRLWIRDLACTVIIAVGIMAVFYSSFGAVPEMLMTCWQTAIEHWLAVHEEQRLGGPPYVYILLFILYELPIFLLAIYSVYRFFMGGRSLKRKKKQSLSEEEAEFPEDLLEGDAETALPEEVTTTSDENLCAENPVPVVDSEAGTTIDEVKESLGKPTGFPLPIVDKKTEFARFCIFWMIASMAAYAYIGEKVPWLILHQLVPMIFVSVFYIERWKIWVPVLASVFLIVMMLHVAFTPADINEPIVQVQNSEELKELFTMIDASDKVAVDFDERWPIAWYYYSEEGKKVSYVTNMNENIDYLKNGDFDLIIVHDDKNLSVPGYEKYTTLKKSYWFSYYDNKDRLIPYYFLRDGKVGSLNYDVLVRTNSSWETV; the protein is encoded by the coding sequence TTGACAGCCGCAGGATTAACCTCTCAATTTAAAGGATTTTTTACTTTTGAGAGGACTCTTGTTCTGATATTTTTAGTAAGCCTGCTTTTCAGGCTTGCGTTTTTGGATCTGAAGCTCCTCCATCATGATGAGGCCATTCACTCGTGGTTTTCATACAGGCTTCTTACTCTTGGGGAATACAGCTACGATCCTGTCTATCACGGGCCTTTCCTGTATTACGTCACTGCCGGTGTCTTTTCATTTTTAGGTGCCAGTGAGTTTACAGCCAGGCTGATTCCCGCAATCCTCGGAAGCACATTATGTCTGTTCGTGTATCCTGTATACAGGCTTGGCTATCTTAATCGTATCCAGGCGACTGTTGCAGCCGTATTCTTTGCAATATCACCCGATCTTGTATATTTCTCGCGGTTCCTCAGGAATGATATTTTTGTGGTATTTTTCACTCTCGTTATTCTGGTTGCCGCATTGTATTATATCGAGAAAGGGAAACTGCGTTATGCCCTGATAGCCGGAGCAGGCGTCGGATTTGGGATGTCATGCAAGGAGAATATGCCGATAGTGGTCCTGATATTTGCGGTATTTCTCCTTTATCTTATATACTCGGGTAAATGGAAACTCCCGCGCCTCTGGATCCGTGATCTTGCATGTACAGTTATAATAGCCGTCGGAATAATGGCAGTATTCTACTCATCGTTCGGGGCAGTCCCGGAGATGCTCATGACCTGCTGGCAGACTGCCATTGAGCACTGGCTTGCGGTGCACGAGGAGCAGAGGCTTGGCGGACCGCCTTATGTGTATATTCTGCTTTTCATTCTCTATGAACTGCCGATATTCCTGCTCGCCATTTATTCGGTTTACAGGTTCTTTATGGGCGGAAGGAGCCTGAAAAGGAAGAAAAAACAGTCCCTGTCCGAAGAAGAAGCGGAGTTTCCCGAAGATCTGCTTGAGGGAGATGCAGAAACGGCACTTCCTGAAGAGGTCACAACGACCAGTGATGAGAATCTCTGCGCAGAGAATCCGGTTCCTGTTGTTGATAGCGAAGCAGGGACTACCATTGACGAAGTGAAAGAATCACTTGGAAAGCCGACTGGCTTCCCTCTTCCGATTGTTGATAAAAAGACAGAATTTGCAAGATTCTGCATATTCTGGATGATTGCATCGATGGCGGCATATGCATATATCGGCGAGAAGGTTCCATGGCTGATACTTCACCAGCTTGTCCCGATGATCTTTGTTTCGGTCTTCTATATCGAGAGATGGAAGATCTGGGTTCCGGTGTTGGCATCTGTATTCCTCATCGTGATGATGCTCCATGTCGCCTTTACTCCGGCGGATATCAACGAACCTATAGTTCAGGTTCAGAATTCGGAGGAGCTAAAGGAGCTCTTTACAATGATCGACGCCTCGGATAAAGTCGCAGTCGATTTTGACGAGAGATGGCCGATCGCATGGTACTACTACAGCGAAGAAGGCAAAAAGGTCAGTTACGTCACCAATATGAATGAAAATATAGATTATCTCAAAAACGGTGATTTCGATCTGATAATCGTCCATGATGACAAAAATCTCTCAGTGCCGGGCTATGAGAAGTATACGACTCTTAAGAAGAGTTACTGGTTCTCATATTATGATAATAAGGATCGACTCATTCCATATTATTTCCTGAGAGACGGCAAAGTTGGCAGCCTTAATTACGATGTTTTAGTCCGGACGAATAGCAGTTGGGAAACTGTATAA
- the cobS gene encoding adenosylcobinamide-GDP ribazoletransferase, whose product MKGFFRSIAATFGFCTILPVGNNVDFDYYARRYYLMPLVGYLTGCIAAGVAILLGSTSFAAAASIAVLLILYGFNHLDGLLDFGDGLMAHGSREKRMKALTDQNVGAGGVGLAMVVILMTYSGLSALPAMPAALIVAEVCAKFSQVAMIAFGEPLREGIHSYVRSFGKKYYVIPAFLICIPVILMPFSVREFSAAIIATAISIAFVYFAATRLFGGVNGDVDGASGEITRMAVIAALALAV is encoded by the coding sequence ATGAAGGGTTTTTTCAGATCGATAGCGGCAACGTTCGGTTTCTGTACAATCCTGCCTGTCGGCAATAACGTGGACTTCGACTATTATGCGAGACGTTATTACCTGATGCCGCTCGTAGGCTATCTTACCGGGTGTATAGCTGCGGGGGTCGCGATCCTTCTCGGCAGCACATCTTTTGCCGCCGCTGCTTCGATTGCTGTTCTGCTGATCCTCTACGGTTTCAATCATCTTGACGGCCTCCTGGATTTCGGCGACGGTCTCATGGCACACGGAAGCCGCGAAAAGCGAATGAAAGCCCTTACAGATCAGAACGTGGGTGCGGGAGGTGTCGGTCTCGCCATGGTCGTGATATTAATGACCTACAGCGGTCTTTCCGCGTTGCCCGCAATGCCTGCGGCACTGATTGTTGCCGAGGTCTGCGCAAAATTCTCACAGGTTGCAATGATTGCATTTGGAGAGCCCCTGCGGGAAGGCATACATTCGTATGTCCGCTCGTTCGGGAAGAAATACTATGTCATTCCGGCGTTTCTGATATGCATTCCGGTAATCCTGATGCCCTTTTCAGTCAGGGAGTTTTCAGCTGCGATAATTGCCACTGCGATCTCTATTGCTTTCGTTTATTTTGCCGCAACAAGGCTTTTCGGCGGTGTTAACGGCGATGTCGACGGTGCTTCCGGAGAGATTACCCGGATGGCGGTTATTGCTGCACTGGCACTCGCTGTCTGA